One Spinacia oleracea cultivar Varoflay chromosome 4, BTI_SOV_V1, whole genome shotgun sequence DNA segment encodes these proteins:
- the LOC110775485 gene encoding uncharacterized protein, with translation MITKPWSSDFNFQEEILRVIPVWVKLPNLPLCCWGMDSLSRIGSLVGVPLFADECTSKQLRISFARLLIEVDVTKTVTKVVQIQDSCGRTFNQKVEYEWLPPFCKECQIIGHDCSVKKGQTRYQPATHVQPVQKKVTKVWKPKKVVNVAVSVPEPAVPEEIIPSLIATTPLNQAQVSDVQDDGWRVVSRRRRESKHYDHPLGLAQVPKVVDVVEGFSIEEEGEDAEVEEGDRYPP, from the coding sequence ATGATCACTAAGCCATGGTCATCAGATTTTAATTTCCAAGAGGAAATTCTCAGGGTAATTCCTGTGTGGGTGAAGCTCCCTAACCTACCTCTGTGTTGTTGGGGCATGGATTCTCTCAGTAGGATTGGGAGCCTTGTTGGGGTTCCTTTATTTGCTGATGAGTGTACCTCTAAGCAATTGAGGATTTCTTTTGCTAGGCTCTTAATTGAAGTTGATGTTACTAAAACTGTCACCAAGGTTGTTCAAATACAGGACTCTTGTGGTAGAACCTTCAATCAGAAAGTGGAGTATGAATGGCTCCCACCTTTTTGTAAGGAATGTCAAATAATTGGGCATGATTGTTCAGTTAAAAAGGGTCAAACAAGATATCAACCTGCTACTCATGTTCAACCAGTGCAGAAAAAGGTGACTAAGGTCTGGAAACCAAAGAAGGTGGTGAATGTTGCTGTTTCTGTACCTGAACCTGCTGTTCCTGAAGAAATCATTCCAAGTTTGATTGCTACTACCCCTTTGAACCAGGCACAAGTGAGTGATGTTCAAGATGATGGATGGAGAGTAGTATCCAGGAGAAGGAGAGAGTCTAAACACTATGATCATCCTTTGGGATTGGCTCAGGTTCCAAAAGTGGTTGATGTAGTGGAGGGATTTTCTATAGAGGAGGAGGGTGAGGATGCAGAGGTTGAGGAAGGAGATAGGTATCCACCATGA